The genome window ttttgtttttataggtcgccgcctagataCCGCCTAGACCacttaggtgctaggcgctagtctatcgcccgactagtgcctagcgcctatTGCAACCatgatacatatacatatatagggaAAGTTCATGTGCGAGGATGAGTTTCTATGCAGTTGTGCGGTTAACACAGAaaggcgcaccttaagtattaaaatgaTGCACCGTAAAGTAGGCAAATCATGCGTCTTAAGCACACAAAACAAAACACCGaccttaaaacacaaattacgcatttaaagtttttaaataggggccttaagtacacaaatcacctACCTTAATTAAGCatacaaacaaaacaccttaatAACACAAACTACacacataaagttttaaaatgacgcaacttaagtttcaacaaccgACGACGCATcttaaacatacaaatcacacaccttaagaagaaaaacatcacaccttaaaaaggaaaatcatgcacctaaagctttagaccgacgcaccttaagtttcaacaacggacaaaccttaagcatacaaaccacgcactttaGGAAAATCaggcacctaaaactttagatcgacgcaccttaagccaCACAGTACAAAAACCACTcactttaagcacaaaaaccacgcacctaaggaAAACTaagcaccttaaatttgacctagatgcaaaaagaaCAAATTTCCACGGCACATTTTTTAATCGATTTAAGCAATATCAATGTCTCAGATTTAACCGCACCATCGCACCTGTGGGAGAGGCAACCACACCAGAACTCAACTCTTTGCTGTTCCTTTTAAAAGTCTAATTAACTggtaaattaaagatggaagaaaactattttaaaaaaagtgaaGCACTCATCATCACATATGGAGACGTACAGAAACACCTATATATAAAGGCTGGCATGATAGAGAGCCAAACACACACTCATCAAAACATCCATTTCCAGCAAccttcgatatatatatatacacgtacacGAATACTAAACTACATAAGCATATATAGAAAGAAGATATATTATTACCAGCTAGCATGTCGACGGGGAAGTCTGCTAAAATCTTGGCACAATCGAAGCCATATTTTGCCGTTATCTTCTTGCAGTTTGGCTATGCCGGCATGGCCGTCATTGCCAAAGCTGCTCTCAACAATGGCATGAACCATTACAGTTTCGCCGTTTACCGGAATATCACCGCCGCCGTCGTCTTTGCTCCTTTTGCCTTTTTCTTcgagaggtatatatatatatttgtctgCATGTATtcacgtatgtatatatgcacatGTACATACATGCAACACATGCACAAACATAGTAGTATTTACAGAAAATAAGGTGGAAGTGCattaaatttttatctttaaaaaaaaaaaaaaaaaaaaactcatgagGTTTTATCATGCAGGAAAATAAGGCCGAAGATGACATTTTCTGTGTTCTGGAAGATAATGCTGCTTGGACTGTTGGAGTATgtttttatctttaattaattatttattactccatttggttgaaataaattacatatcatctatattaatataatatttataaatattcttattttgatttgattaacTCTTTTTACTTCtagattaatttgaatataatgatGCACAATTGaactttcaaattaaattgattagatagttcataaaaaaatatattatattttcttataaaacatttttcataattgaattgcaaaaCATATTCCGTATCAATTAATtcatcaatttaattaattattactacaTATGACACAttataattttaacaattaatataaaaaaaatgaaaaaaaaaattacaatcaaaGTGTTGAAAATATAGCCTCAATGTGTTGAAAATACAGCGTTTAAAAATTTAGAAGCGCAAGAGTATAACATAATACATGCTTGATGCAACGGGTAGTTAGATACTTTATAATTTTcctgaaatatttatttttaataataattgtttttttatttaattatatatctcTAAATCtctaattgacaaattaaattattgtgaACAGGCCAGTCATCGACCAAAACCTGTACTATACGGGAATGAAATACACAACCGCCACTTTTACAACAGCACTGGGCAACGTTCTACCTGCCATCACTTTCATATTAGCTTGGATCCTCAGGTCTCATTATTTAcaactctttaatttgagaacaATTGCgcttaggcaaaaacttgtatgagatCAGACCGTCTCACATATCTTTATCTGTGAGACAGGTCGAGTcgagatgaaatgtaatacttatattagcaaatgaaatactaaatcatgaataaagtattacatttcatcttgatccgacccgtTTGATCTCATGTGACCCTTCTTGGAATGAATAAAGATATTGTGGGCACCCGCAGCCCCAGTCAAGTAGATTAGGCTGCGAGAGTAGCCTATTAACCTTCTTGGTTTAAGGTGATTAGTTATGGACAATCTAGGCTGGTCGGGTTTCCCTCGTTACTAAAAAAAGATACTAATAAATGGTTATATTTGGTGCAGGCTTGAgaaagtgaatgttaggaaaCTACATAGCCAGGCAAAGATTTTGGGAACAACAGTGACAATTGGAGGTGCAATGATTATGACTCTTGTGAGAGGAGGTGTTATAGGATTACCTTGGACCAAAGAGGCAAGCCATGCCCAATCTGCAAGTGCTGGTAATACTCAGCAGGATCCTGTTAAGGGGGCTGCCATGATCGCTGCGGGTTGCTGCTGCTGGGCTAGCTTCTACATCGTTCAGGTAAATAATATCTCAGTGAATTAAATCGCAATCACAAaacatacaaaaatttataatgtatGATTGGTTTTACAGGCGATTACGTTGAAATCATACCCTGCTGGGCTCTCCCTTACTTCCATGTTATGCGGGGTAGGGGCATTGCAAGGCTCTGTATTGACCTTGGTGGTTGAGAGGGGAAACACTGCAATCTGGGCTATACATTGGGATACCACACTCTTGGCCTATATATACAGTGTAAGATATTAAATGCTACTTCAATGATAGCTAGAGATAATcaagaagtattttttttagtactattgactctgttacaatgtagtatctgttcataactactttctcaacctactgaagcacaaagagtcagtatgggagtgcaatcgggtgccactataCCAGAAGGTTTTGGCGATAATCAAGAAGTATAAACAACTCTAATATTAACAAATTTTGAATAAATGCAGGGAGTCATCTGTTCGGGAGTGGCTTACTACATATCGGGAGTGGTCATGAAGGACAAGGGACCTGTATTTGTTACCGCATTTAATCCTCTAAGCATGATCATCGTGGCAATTATGGGGTCGTTCATCTTGGCCGAGCAACTCGACTTTGGAAAGTACGATATTTCTGCATCATTATGACCACAACTTTCTGTCATGCACACATATAGTATGAAGTTAGTAATATAAAGTTTCTTGATCATAATGCAGGGTTTTCGGAGCATGTGTCATTGTAGTCGGGCTTTACCTGGTCATTTGGGGCTCGAGCAAGGACGATTCATCCAAATCAAGCGGCAATGATCTCGATGCTCCGGTTGAGCAGCAACTCCCCGTGATTAGGCCTGCAAATCATCAAGAACAACACTCTGCAACTCCCCGAGAAGTTCCCGGGGAAGAATCAGTTTAGTTTACTGCAGATTAGAGCAAGAAATATGTGTGTTCCTGTGTGGAAAGTAGAACAAAATGTCCAAATAAGTTCTACTACATTTTTGAGGTCTAATGCAATGCAATGCACCATTTCTATTTTCAAAGATGCTTCTTTCTTAGCATTTTTGCCTCCcccggaaaaaaaaaaccatatcaATTAAGAGCAAATAAACTGAACTGAAGGTGTACGGAAATCATAAATCTAGAAATAAGTCAATTGTtgtttaaaatcaaaatatatacaatgatTCAACAACAACAGAAATCGTAAATCTCAAACACAATCTATGAACTGAAAGGCTGCTCCAACATAGCAATTGGCGAGACATCCAATTCGGCATATTTAGATGGCATTGCTGCATTATATTTCCTCTCCATAAATTCGCTGAAGCTCACGTGTAGCAGCTTGGTATGATGCTGACATTTGAAACCAGTAAAAGAATACTTCAGCCAGGAACGAAGATGTATAGGACGAATTTTGCCTTCACAGTAATTCTAAAAGGAAATTTACCTTTCCAAACACGGTAATTCTTTACATTGATGGGCGATCCGGTGACATTCTTAATTGCTTCAAACAGCATTTCTTGTTGGGTTCCCTTCAGATCTTGCACCACCGAATAAATTGTCTTCCCACTCACAAAGTAAATATGATTATTAGGGTGCTTTGTCTTGCAACCAGCATGGCGCTCAAATTCGAAAGCATTCACATtctgcacaaaaaaaaaaagcataataaGTGGAGATTCTAGCCTTAAAAAGTACTCAGTAGCATAAATCTACAGAATTAAATAGAATCAGTCACCTTGTTCATTTTGCAATCGTCACAACCGCAGAGGTAACCTGTCCCTTTAATGATTCCTCGGAGACTTTTCTGCGTGCACACATATAACCGTGttaaagaattgaaaatttGGGTAATCATTGTGGAGCAGTAAGATCCAAACTCACCTCCCTCGACCACGAAACATACTTCACAGGCACACCGTCTAAGATACCCGTGGACATCAGGCTTTTGACATTGGAAGGGAAGTTATTCGGAGAATTCTTCTTGGCTTCCTTTTCAACCTTCTTAGTCACATTATCCACTGTAATGGTATTTGTTTGAGAAACAGTCACAGTTTGATAAGCAGAACGTTCTTTGGTACTTTTCTCAGTCAGTACCTCTGAACCATCTGGTAAAGATGGACTTAATAACAAATCACGGTTGGGCATGAGATAGCCGGAATGATTAGTACCCCCGGGCCTGTTCTGAGAGCCCATAGCAGATGTTGCTGTTCCCTCACCATTTTCATAACCTTGATCCAATTGTTGGAGGTTATTCTCTTCACGGTTGGTGATTCCTCTTGATGCAACAGAAACATCCAACTTTTGACGAATGTGATCACCAGAAGTAAAATAGAATGCCCCGATATCATAATTGGTACGTACTGGAGTAAAATGCTCATGTTGTTTCTTGCGAAAAGCACCCGGCATAACTAAACTCCCACGCATGTTGTAGCTAGGGCAAATAGACATGGCATTGCCATTTTCAGTTCCGTAAAGATGCTCCATAGAAATGGGAAAACTGCTCTCAACTTCATGGATTAGACCTTCTCTAACTCCACTACCTCCAGCATTCCAATAATTGGGATCTTTAGACATAGGCAAACTAACTATCGAATCATTTCGAAAATGATTATCGAACTCCCTTTTTCTCTTATTCAAATTTCCATCACCTAAAGACAAGATATTTTTCTCAACAAGACTAAAAATCCCGGTGTTCTCAGGGCCACATATATGGTCACTAAACTGTCCAGAGGCTGATTGATAACCAGAACCATTATCCCAGTGGGTTAAGTTCATATCAGTAAGATTCCCACCGCTATCCATTGACATCCAAACGCCCTTCTTCTGAAAGGACTACAAAATACCCATTAAAACGTGTAACAGAAAAAGCATCGAGTGATTCGAGTCAATTTTCCAATCAATTTCAATACGTTATAATCTACTGTACTCATTAGTAAGAGTGGAAACAAATCTAACATTTCATGAGGTAAAACAGAATACTTATTGAAGGGATTTAGTTTTCAAcctttctttaattctttttcaactttGGTACCTTCAAACCGCTAAAGTAGAAGCCTTTAATCATGTGTGGGCCTGTGGAACACTACCAGATGAATGAAAAACTCAGATAAAGAAGATTGTTGAACCAAAAAAGAAGCCTAAAAATCACTGAGTGGCCCCCTGTCAATGATCTAAGTATCCCAATCAAATAAAAGTGTAATAGTGTTTGTACAATTTAGTGATTTActtaaaaataaagttttataAAAGAGAAACACCAAAAAGTAATTGAAAAGACAGCAATGCATGAACACCCTGCACTCCTGCAGTGTGTATATAGACAGAAAACCCCTTTCGAAACCAAGTTAAAAGCATTACACaaccaatatttaattttatgatatgAAATCCAAAAAATCAACCCACAACTAGTACATTGGATTGAGCAGGATCCAGGAATAGatcataattaaataaataaaaatcttcccaaaactaaatttaaaaaaaaaaaaacaatttgaaaaAATCATCTTAAGAATCGGACTTCAAAATACAACACAAACAGACACATAAAGCAGTTTTATGTACATAATGCCAAGGAATTCGCATGAGTTTAACTAGATTAAGTATGAAAATTCATACCATTTTTCACTACAGTTTTCACCCCCAATTCACAAAGCATCAGCTACTCAGCTGCCCCAAAAGCTACAGACACAAACCTAATCTCTCAACGGATAAATACTTTTCACAAGCAGTGAAAGCATgattcaaacaaaaattttgACTGTAAGAGATTCAGAACTTGAAAACTCAATTTTCCATAAACGATCAGGAGATCAACAAAAAGCTACAAAGACTAGTATATAGATACAGAAATGGCATGCATGGGATCATCGAAGTGTGATAACAGTAAAGCAGAGCTCAGCTTCTCAAGAGCTTATACCTTAGAGGACGACTGGCCGGAAAGAAATCGTCGAGGAGAATTTCTGTTCGAAGCCTTCCGTTAACAAGTTAACAGTCGTGAAGATGCTACAGCGGATTCTGTGACATGAACACTCTGTGTTTGTGCTCTGAAAGTGAGAAAGCTCAGGGGTTTTAACCATGCTGGCGGTTCTTCTAGGACGCAGTGTAGGAATATCAGTGTGCTTCATTTGATTGTTGACC of Ipomoea triloba cultivar NCNSP0323 chromosome 3, ASM357664v1 contains these proteins:
- the LOC116013938 gene encoding WAT1-related protein At2g39510-like — translated: MSTGKSAKILAQSKPYFAVIFLQFGYAGMAVIAKAALNNGMNHYSFAVYRNITAAVVFAPFAFFFERKIRPKMTFSVFWKIMLLGLLEPVIDQNLYYTGMKYTTATFTTALGNVLPAITFILAWILRLEKVNVRKLHSQAKILGTTVTIGGAMIMTLVRGGVIGLPWTKEASHAQSASAGNTQQDPVKGAAMIAAGCCCWASFYIVQAITLKSYPAGLSLTSMLCGVGALQGSVLTLVVERGNTAIWAIHWDTTLLAYIYSGVICSGVAYYISGVVMKDKGPVFVTAFNPLSMIIVAIMGSFILAEQLDFGKVFGACVIVVGLYLVIWGSSKDDSSKSSGNDLDAPVEQQLPVIRPANHQEQHSATPREVPGEESV
- the LOC116013937 gene encoding uncharacterized protein LOC116013937, producing the protein MSMDSGGNLTDMNLTHWDNGSGYQSASGQFSDHICGPENTGIFSLVEKNILSLGDGNLNKRKREFDNHFRNDSIVSLPMSKDPNYWNAGGSGVREGLIHEVESSFPISMEHLYGTENGNAMSICPSYNMRGSLVMPGAFRKKQHEHFTPVRTNYDIGAFYFTSGDHIRQKLDVSVASRGITNREENNLQQLDQGYENGEGTATSAMGSQNRPGGTNHSGYLMPNRDLLLSPSLPDGSEVLTEKSTKERSAYQTVTVSQTNTITVDNVTKKVEKEAKKNSPNNFPSNVKSLMSTGILDGVPVKYVSWSREKSLRGIIKGTGYLCGCDDCKMNKNVNAFEFERHAGCKTKHPNNHIYFVSGKTIYSVVQDLKGTQQEMLFEAIKNVTGSPINVKNYRVWKASYQAATRELQRIYGEEI